In Pseudoalteromonas sp. NC201, a single window of DNA contains:
- a CDS encoding non-ribosomal peptide synthetase yields the protein MLSLLAELKDHNLSIWLQDGGLELSFGAQAPDAALVAKLKSNKTQLMDYLEAKAIFSKDAFNTLPELNRYPLSFAQERLLFIERLENGTNAYHIPFLVKLAEHTELAHLEQALNIVLDRHEVLRSVYRQDEQGLDYQEVLSACIEITPSPVADLAALNTAVKQAISTPFDLANEPMFKVCCWTLDAERYVLFMWHHIAFDGWSTEIFMRELHQAYFMLASGKTPELPALELQYQDYARWQREYLSGDTLTKLLDHWTDALAGAEQLELHSPLPRPNEYQYHGADHRIHLGQERSEALKAIAKTQQTSLYVVLLSSWALTLQATSGQSDLVIGTPSDNRHLSQTQNLIGFLVNSLALPVHIDNALDFNTLIQQVHQTLKAAKAHQDLPFDKLVDALKLQRDPSRHPLFQMMFALEQFKNNSDDSSQQLFTPVDESQVKALHKVAKFDISLLLQNGDEEVFGDINYATALFPSDWIATLAERFINIIDQVIARTAQPLAKVALQNRTETDTLRAWHNNAESFATDKDLASLVEQHAANTPEQAAMLTSSGETLSYAEVNGKANALAKQIIAQHPKAQAGLLPADTPIALYFSRSSEMLIAILAVLKAGGAYVPVSPDYPEARVEFILTDTNTDLVLTQESHLPSLEPVLGKATALGVNTPALAVEHENLVRPTALANLAYIIYTSGTTGLPKGVMLTQHNVLYYLHALTSQLGDKYRNIDFSSNYCFDLSVTTTLCPLLAGQTVCVYEGDILDAAAFRAHLNTANVGFVKTTPSLAMALLPGSDAQVDALMLGGEALTELAIAALSDHVNAIFDEYGPTEATVGAMLAQAYPRLHQGIGKAYPNVNLHVLSESLQPMPIGAPGELYISGLGVARGYLNRPELNAERFIDNPFSHDPAHSKLYKTGDLARFLDNGDLVYLGRNDEQVKIRGYRVELGEIAAAIVDQQGVQNAVVIDVPAPQGKALAAYLVAEPDLEITEVKLALSAALPEYMVPSHFTLIEHIPLTGNGKLDRKALPVPELQADNLYVAPRNALETQLCEIWQQVLGLEQVGIEDNFFQIGGDSIVSIQLVSRLREAGLTVQVKEIFAAPTPARLAKLISANGDKKVTIKTEQGQLEGEFDLLPIQQWFFANQFANPAHFAQTFATVMPSAISDERLVELLSELAEQHDVLRLVFNQKTAHITQQYQQNNTMAPLVKLDADTLSDDELAKQLTRLQSQFALNSGPLWQPIRVKRQSQDVLVLAFHHLIIDFVSWRILIEDLNSLYQGKKLAQKTSSYRQWVETLNQYAHVQAEQIDYWQEVLDTCQTHLTANSTPRNQVIKLDSAFTQTLLFDANQGYHTEPRDLVVAALSLTLAHITGSNDQVIALEGHGREHIAEDIDHSRTVGWFTSLYPLALHAGSSLESAIVNAKEQLRKLPDNGVGFGQFYFSKQVTGTLPTVAFNYLGQIGGTKTQQPSGDFYLTEAITGQPVASENNGHYVLDINAAIIHGQLVLNCTTALSETEFALFQSQFTASLQAVLDTALHTKALGAKQTPSDYNLTGVSFAHLDALRTRYDLAALYPATNLQQGFIFHQLNSPEDTAYRVQSQMQYFDKIDTALYCRAWQLTSLQYPALRCAFDVEETMLQLIVDHTCVDEDNFSVIDISQYSKAEQQAHIEKLANQVLNQPFNFARPGLFTLHLVKRGEAHYHLIKTEHHSICDGWSGPLVMQTVHQNYTQLLQGQEPVLQVDNAYLDAHAYLRDNQAATKAFWQYHVADLSQANDLNTLFSHSTDLETLRHNHDPQALHFALPNEMLSKLQQACQQHSVTLNAAVQFAWHKLIQIHTRDEFTLVGTTIAGRDLPIDGIEQSVGAYINTLPLYLDWPTDATIAQQLEKIQTAILDLNSHANVSLASLQQGGNRLFQSLVVFENYPSLENEQAEAQQARWQFDAAPEQVEYPLALIAKEQGELQLELMYDASLLSPARAAQLQSQLLLILKQVADNTLLPHQHIEIANTVEKARILNEWNKTERESCGFENFNDLFSERVAVFPDAAAVFWQDEALSYQALNRQACQLAQQLLVIKAEIYGDEYQGDFPVLLLHEKQLDSIVAILAILKAGGGYVPVSPEFPDSRIEYIAKDCGAKIVVTQSGLMDRVASTTLASLTHVLSDAPMEETSLDQAVSVSPSDLAYIIYTSGTTGNPKGVEINHEALLNYATDDHFIDPTQLSKVLSLSSISFDAFIFDCFVTLSNGAALHLIDKQTQLDPERLIEYCQAQQIDTCFVTTALFNRLANEDFFLHAGLKQINFGGEAVDLAMVERVKHQAPELMLYHAYGPTETTVYATCCLLNSVNHGAPIGRAIANKSAYVLSPAGKILPPGVAGELYIGGAGMARRYLHRSDLTEQAFLVNPFASDRYLASGWNKMYKTGDLVKWREDGLLEYVGRNDFQVKIRGYRIELGEIETAIKQQPQIHTAFVNVNEQDGIKRIVAYLVMANAESLDEAKLKQALSHMLPSYMLPSAYVTLDALPVTVNGKIDARALPQPDFSQTETHHAPNTEQQKHIAKIWCAVLGIKQIGLEDNFFHIGGDSIMSIQLMSALKRAGYSLSTKDIFTYPTLEALCAFLANNERVEIEAEQGELSGEIKLLPIQQWFLNSHYRHKAHFNQSVMLALPHNTTLDTLERALAQLHQQHDMLRAQFSKTETWQSQYQSIEACPAPKLIHLDTLGLDEQQTGLALSKIHARFELGSGALWHPVLLSDDTPLTRLVLIVHHLVIDGVSWRILVEDLSRLLQGDTLSDKTSSYRQWSDVVAQHPFEQQIPYWQNVLSTQQNIPYGKSQQRLTHQFDTQLTEQLLRLAPAGFNTEINDLLMSAFTRAWCNTFATNYCHLTLEGHGREHLSDHIDTSRTLGWFTSMFPVALKNDTDLSTLIIQSKETLRAIPDKGLGFSELVRRGEFSFNQLPKVSFNYLGQLDSNSDAQDQGIRMLNAHSGDASSKNNQDEMALIVNAEVRQMRLQVSIASQLDETQTTAFIEQFDAALRAVVSHSITAANPQGIKTLSDIEIGVLVNEADAPIEWFFFPPGGGGAESYLQSIAPKISAPCYCFNNIYAAQEKPKGSLAYDYYQFQTLALQYAIHLKKLKPSGPYRIFGWSFGATLALEVAKLLQNEGDTVEHLVFVDPCFDYAAMHDEVFALHPEFSHLEPDRINYHYQNDPAFSSTAKVTLFSAGCAVEVAQSDSLELQLSSHIINRYLDKNQNLIEEAMQPSQVQVFTMKGSHNSWVKTPEDLIKMSEIMNTL from the coding sequence ATGTTGTCATTGCTCGCTGAACTGAAAGATCACAATCTCTCAATCTGGTTGCAAGACGGCGGACTAGAGCTGTCATTTGGCGCGCAAGCGCCAGATGCTGCGCTTGTTGCAAAGTTAAAGTCAAACAAAACGCAGCTAATGGATTACCTTGAAGCAAAAGCAATTTTTTCAAAGGATGCGTTTAATACACTGCCAGAATTAAACCGCTATCCGCTTTCGTTTGCGCAAGAGCGTTTATTATTTATCGAACGGTTAGAAAATGGCACCAACGCTTATCATATTCCGTTTTTGGTTAAACTCGCTGAGCACACCGAGCTTGCACACTTAGAACAGGCGTTGAATATCGTGTTAGATAGGCACGAAGTCCTTCGCAGTGTCTATCGTCAAGACGAGCAAGGCCTCGACTATCAAGAAGTGTTGAGCGCTTGTATTGAGATTACGCCTAGCCCTGTGGCTGACTTAGCTGCGCTTAATACGGCTGTTAAACAAGCGATCAGTACACCATTTGACTTAGCCAATGAGCCTATGTTCAAGGTTTGCTGTTGGACATTAGACGCTGAACGTTACGTGCTATTTATGTGGCACCATATTGCGTTTGATGGCTGGTCCACCGAAATCTTTATGCGTGAGCTACACCAAGCCTATTTTATGCTAGCTTCAGGCAAAACGCCTGAGCTACCAGCGCTTGAGTTACAGTACCAAGATTACGCAAGGTGGCAGCGCGAGTATCTCAGCGGCGATACCTTAACTAAGCTTTTAGACCACTGGACTGATGCACTTGCAGGTGCTGAGCAGCTTGAATTACATTCGCCACTACCAAGGCCAAATGAATATCAATATCACGGTGCCGACCACCGTATTCATTTGGGTCAGGAACGAAGCGAAGCCCTCAAGGCCATAGCCAAAACGCAACAAACCAGTCTTTATGTAGTACTGCTCAGCAGCTGGGCATTGACATTACAAGCAACCAGCGGTCAGTCAGATTTAGTCATAGGTACGCCATCTGACAACCGTCACCTAAGCCAGACACAAAATCTTATTGGCTTTTTGGTCAATAGCTTAGCCCTGCCAGTTCATATTGATAACGCACTCGACTTTAATACCTTAATCCAACAAGTGCACCAAACCTTAAAAGCGGCAAAGGCGCACCAAGATCTGCCATTTGATAAATTGGTCGACGCCCTAAAATTACAACGGGATCCGTCTCGCCACCCGCTATTTCAAATGATGTTTGCGCTTGAGCAATTTAAAAATAACAGCGACGACAGCAGCCAACAGCTGTTTACGCCTGTGGATGAGTCACAAGTAAAAGCGCTACATAAAGTGGCTAAGTTCGACATTAGTTTACTGCTACAAAATGGTGACGAAGAAGTATTTGGTGATATTAACTATGCCACCGCACTATTTCCAAGTGACTGGATCGCAACTCTTGCTGAGCGCTTTATCAATATTATCGATCAGGTGATCGCCAGAACCGCACAGCCACTTGCAAAAGTAGCCCTACAAAATAGAACTGAGACTGACACACTCCGTGCTTGGCACAACAACGCCGAGTCGTTTGCTACCGACAAAGATCTGGCCAGCTTAGTAGAGCAGCACGCCGCTAACACCCCAGAGCAAGCGGCCATGTTAACCAGCAGCGGTGAAACGCTGTCTTATGCCGAAGTGAACGGTAAAGCTAATGCCCTTGCGAAGCAAATCATTGCTCAGCACCCCAAAGCCCAAGCTGGCCTATTGCCTGCCGATACCCCTATCGCCCTCTACTTTTCTCGCAGTAGCGAGATGCTTATTGCTATTTTGGCCGTGCTCAAAGCCGGTGGTGCCTATGTGCCTGTTTCACCAGATTACCCCGAAGCTCGGGTTGAATTTATTTTAACTGACACCAACACCGACTTAGTGCTAACCCAGGAAAGCCACTTGCCTTCACTTGAGCCTGTGCTTGGAAAAGCCACAGCGCTCGGCGTAAACACCCCTGCACTGGCGGTGGAGCATGAGAACTTAGTGCGTCCAACCGCGTTGGCTAACTTGGCTTATATCATCTACACCTCAGGGACAACCGGACTACCAAAAGGCGTGATGCTCACGCAGCACAATGTGCTTTACTACCTTCATGCCTTAACCAGCCAGTTAGGTGACAAGTATCGTAATATCGACTTTTCTTCTAACTACTGTTTTGACCTGTCGGTGACGACCACCTTATGCCCGCTCCTTGCTGGACAAACGGTGTGTGTTTATGAAGGCGATATTCTTGATGCCGCCGCCTTTAGAGCTCATCTAAATACCGCGAACGTTGGCTTTGTGAAAACCACACCCAGTCTTGCCATGGCGCTATTGCCTGGCAGCGACGCACAAGTCGATGCCCTAATGCTCGGTGGTGAAGCGCTGACCGAGCTGGCCATCGCCGCATTAAGCGACCATGTGAACGCTATTTTCGATGAATATGGCCCAACGGAAGCCACAGTCGGTGCGATGCTAGCACAGGCCTACCCACGTCTTCATCAAGGCATAGGTAAAGCCTACCCTAACGTTAATCTTCATGTGTTGTCTGAGTCGCTGCAGCCCATGCCCATTGGTGCGCCGGGTGAGTTATATATTTCAGGCCTTGGGGTTGCCCGGGGTTACTTAAACCGCCCTGAACTCAATGCTGAGCGCTTTATTGATAATCCATTTAGTCACGACCCCGCCCATAGCAAGCTGTACAAAACCGGTGACCTTGCCCGCTTCCTAGACAACGGCGACTTGGTGTATCTCGGTCGTAACGATGAGCAGGTGAAAATTCGTGGTTATCGTGTCGAACTAGGCGAGATTGCCGCTGCTATTGTCGACCAACAAGGCGTACAAAACGCGGTAGTGATTGACGTGCCTGCACCGCAAGGCAAAGCGCTGGCCGCTTATCTTGTCGCAGAGCCTGACCTTGAAATTACCGAGGTAAAGCTCGCCCTAAGTGCTGCTTTACCTGAATACATGGTGCCCAGTCACTTTACTCTAATCGAGCATATTCCACTCACGGGTAACGGTAAGCTTGACCGCAAAGCACTCCCCGTGCCAGAGCTTCAAGCCGACAACCTCTATGTGGCACCACGCAATGCCTTAGAGACCCAGCTTTGTGAGATTTGGCAACAGGTACTTGGCCTAGAACAAGTGGGGATTGAGGATAACTTCTTCCAAATCGGCGGCGACTCAATTGTCAGTATTCAGCTGGTTTCACGCTTAAGAGAAGCTGGGTTAACGGTACAAGTTAAAGAGATATTTGCCGCCCCAACTCCCGCGCGGCTGGCAAAGCTTATCAGTGCGAATGGCGACAAGAAGGTTACGATAAAAACCGAACAAGGCCAGCTTGAAGGCGAGTTCGATCTGCTGCCTATCCAGCAGTGGTTCTTCGCAAATCAGTTTGCTAACCCCGCACACTTTGCCCAAACTTTTGCCACTGTAATGCCAAGCGCAATCAGTGATGAGAGATTAGTTGAGCTATTGTCCGAGCTTGCTGAGCAACATGATGTGCTCCGCCTTGTTTTCAATCAAAAGACGGCGCACATTACCCAGCAGTACCAACAAAATAATACCATGGCGCCTCTAGTTAAACTTGATGCAGACACACTCAGTGACGACGAGCTTGCCAAGCAATTAACCCGTTTGCAGTCACAGTTTGCGTTAAATTCAGGCCCTCTATGGCAGCCAATTCGTGTCAAACGCCAAAGCCAAGATGTATTGGTATTGGCCTTCCACCACCTGATCATTGACTTTGTCTCTTGGCGGATCCTAATTGAGGACTTAAATAGCCTTTATCAAGGCAAAAAATTGGCGCAAAAAACCTCAAGCTACCGTCAATGGGTTGAGACCTTAAACCAATACGCACATGTTCAAGCCGAACAAATCGATTACTGGCAAGAAGTACTTGATACTTGTCAAACACACTTAACAGCGAATAGTACACCGAGAAACCAAGTAATTAAACTTGACTCTGCATTTACACAAACGTTGCTGTTTGACGCTAATCAAGGCTACCACACAGAGCCTCGAGACCTTGTCGTCGCTGCGCTTTCACTAACTCTAGCTCATATCACTGGTAGTAATGATCAGGTTATTGCGCTTGAAGGACATGGTCGTGAACACATCGCCGAAGATATAGATCATTCACGCACCGTGGGCTGGTTTACGTCATTATATCCACTAGCACTCCATGCGGGTTCTAGTCTCGAAAGCGCTATTGTCAATGCCAAAGAGCAGCTGCGTAAATTGCCAGACAATGGCGTTGGTTTTGGTCAATTCTATTTTTCCAAACAAGTGACGGGGACTTTACCAACCGTTGCATTCAACTATTTAGGCCAAATCGGTGGCACAAAAACGCAGCAACCCAGTGGTGACTTCTACTTAACTGAAGCCATTACAGGTCAACCAGTCGCAAGCGAAAATAATGGTCATTACGTTCTTGATATCAACGCGGCTATTATTCATGGTCAGCTTGTCTTAAATTGCACCACGGCATTGTCTGAAACCGAATTTGCCCTATTCCAAAGTCAGTTCACTGCCAGTCTGCAAGCGGTGCTGGACACGGCATTACATACCAAAGCGCTTGGCGCCAAACAAACGCCGAGCGACTATAACCTGACAGGCGTCAGCTTCGCCCACTTAGATGCACTGCGCACACGCTACGACCTAGCCGCGCTTTATCCCGCAACAAACTTGCAGCAAGGTTTTATCTTCCACCAGCTTAATAGTCCAGAAGATACCGCCTATCGGGTGCAGTCACAGATGCAGTATTTCGATAAAATTGACACTGCGCTTTACTGTCGTGCGTGGCAACTAACCTCGCTGCAATATCCAGCGCTGCGCTGTGCTTTTGATGTTGAAGAAACCATGCTGCAACTTATCGTGGATCACACCTGTGTTGATGAAGATAACTTTAGCGTGATTGATATCAGTCAATATTCAAAAGCAGAACAACAAGCACACATAGAAAAGCTTGCAAACCAAGTGCTAAATCAGCCCTTTAATTTTGCAAGACCGGGGTTATTTACACTGCATTTGGTAAAACGCGGTGAAGCGCATTATCACCTAATAAAAACAGAGCATCACAGCATTTGTGATGGCTGGAGTGGCCCGTTAGTTATGCAGACCGTTCACCAGAACTATACGCAATTACTACAAGGTCAAGAACCTGTTTTACAGGTGGACAACGCCTATTTAGATGCCCATGCTTACCTAAGAGATAATCAGGCCGCCACCAAAGCATTTTGGCAATATCATGTCGCTGATTTATCACAAGCAAACGATCTTAACACCCTGTTTAGTCACTCAACAGATTTAGAAACGCTCCGTCATAATCATGACCCGCAGGCGCTGCATTTTGCCCTACCAAACGAGATGTTAAGTAAGTTGCAGCAAGCATGTCAGCAACATTCTGTCACGCTCAATGCTGCGGTACAATTTGCCTGGCATAAGCTTATCCAAATCCATACTCGCGACGAATTTACTTTAGTAGGTACAACTATCGCAGGTCGCGACTTACCAATTGACGGCATAGAGCAAAGTGTTGGAGCTTACATCAATACGCTACCGCTTTATCTTGATTGGCCTACAGATGCTACCATCGCGCAACAACTCGAGAAGATCCAAACTGCCATTTTGGACTTAAATAGCCATGCGAATGTGTCACTCGCGTCACTGCAACAAGGTGGTAATCGGCTATTCCAAAGCCTAGTCGTTTTCGAAAACTACCCAAGCCTTGAAAATGAACAAGCAGAGGCACAACAAGCTCGCTGGCAGTTTGACGCCGCACCAGAGCAAGTTGAATACCCACTTGCATTGATAGCAAAGGAGCAAGGAGAGCTGCAACTTGAGCTGATGTACGACGCCAGTTTGCTTTCGCCAGCACGTGCCGCACAACTGCAATCTCAACTGCTACTTATCCTCAAGCAAGTCGCTGACAATACTCTCTTACCTCATCAGCACATTGAAATTGCTAATACAGTGGAAAAGGCCCGTATTCTCAACGAGTGGAATAAAACCGAGCGCGAGTCATGTGGCTTCGAGAACTTCAACGACTTATTTAGTGAAAGAGTCGCTGTATTCCCGGATGCAGCCGCTGTGTTCTGGCAAGATGAAGCACTAAGCTATCAAGCACTCAACCGCCAGGCTTGCCAGCTTGCCCAGCAATTATTGGTGATTAAGGCTGAGATTTATGGCGACGAGTATCAAGGTGATTTTCCAGTCTTGTTGCTGCATGAAAAACAGTTGGACTCTATCGTTGCGATCCTCGCTATTCTTAAAGCAGGCGGTGGTTATGTTCCTGTATCACCGGAATTTCCTGACTCAAGGATTGAATATATTGCCAAGGACTGTGGTGCGAAAATCGTGGTCACCCAATCGGGATTAATGGATAGAGTTGCGAGTACAACACTTGCCTCACTGACACATGTACTCAGCGATGCACCAATGGAGGAAACAAGCTTAGACCAAGCGGTATCGGTGAGCCCGTCTGATTTGGCTTATATTATCTATACCTCTGGTACCACAGGTAACCCTAAAGGCGTAGAAATCAACCATGAGGCACTATTAAACTATGCCACTGACGACCACTTTATCGATCCCACACAACTGAGCAAAGTCCTTAGCTTATCGAGTATTAGCTTCGACGCGTTTATTTTTGACTGCTTTGTCACACTCAGTAATGGCGCAGCACTACACCTGATAGATAAACAGACTCAACTTGATCCAGAACGACTGATTGAATACTGCCAAGCACAGCAGATTGATACGTGTTTTGTAACCACTGCGCTATTTAATCGTTTAGCTAACGAAGACTTCTTCTTACACGCCGGACTTAAACAGATTAATTTTGGTGGAGAGGCGGTCGACTTAGCTATGGTTGAGCGAGTAAAGCATCAAGCGCCAGAGCTGATGCTTTACCACGCCTATGGCCCAACAGAGACCACCGTTTATGCGACTTGCTGCTTACTCAACTCTGTAAATCACGGAGCACCTATTGGCCGCGCTATTGCCAATAAATCTGCTTACGTGTTGTCACCTGCTGGCAAAATACTTCCACCGGGCGTGGCAGGAGAGCTTTATATTGGCGGCGCGGGTATGGCAAGACGCTATTTACACCGTTCAGATTTAACCGAACAAGCATTCTTAGTTAATCCGTTCGCATCGGATAGATACCTCGCAAGCGGTTGGAACAAAATGTATAAAACGGGAGATTTGGTTAAATGGCGTGAAGATGGCTTATTAGAGTATGTTGGTCGTAATGATTTTCAGGTGAAAATTCGTGGTTACCGCATCGAACTTGGCGAGATTGAAACTGCAATTAAGCAACAACCGCAAATTCATACTGCGTTTGTAAACGTGAATGAACAAGATGGGATTAAACGTATCGTAGCCTATTTGGTCATGGCAAATGCTGAGTCACTAGATGAGGCAAAGCTCAAGCAAGCACTCTCTCACATGCTACCGAGTTATATGCTGCCAAGTGCTTACGTCACATTAGACGCCCTACCCGTTACGGTTAATGGCAAGATTGATGCCCGAGCACTACCGCAGCCCGATTTTAGCCAAACTGAGACTCACCATGCTCCAAACACAGAACAGCAAAAGCATATCGCTAAAATCTGGTGTGCTGTATTGGGAATTAAGCAGATTGGCTTGGAAGATAACTTCTTCCATATTGGTGGTGACTCAATTATGAGCATTCAGCTCATGTCAGCTCTCAAACGTGCTGGCTATTCGCTGTCGACCAAAGACATATTTACGTATCCAACCCTAGAAGCGCTTTGTGCATTTTTGGCAAATAATGAACGGGTAGAAATCGAGGCTGAACAAGGTGAGCTCAGCGGAGAAATCAAGTTATTACCTATCCAGCAATGGTTCCTCAACTCCCACTACCGTCATAAAGCGCATTTTAATCAGTCGGTCATGCTCGCACTTCCGCACAATACCACGCTGGATACTTTGGAGCGTGCACTTGCGCAGCTGCATCAACAACATGACATGTTGCGCGCTCAGTTTAGCAAAACCGAGACTTGGCAATCCCAATATCAAAGTATTGAAGCGTGCCCAGCACCAAAGCTTATCCATCTGGACACCTTGGGGCTTGATGAGCAGCAAACTGGACTGGCGTTGAGCAAAATACACGCCCGTTTTGAACTCGGTTCAGGTGCTTTGTGGCACCCGGTTTTACTCAGCGATGATACGCCGCTAACTAGACTCGTACTTATCGTTCACCACCTTGTGATTGATGGTGTTTCGTGGCGTATTTTGGTCGAAGACTTAAGCCGCTTGCTACAAGGCGACACCTTAAGCGACAAAACCAGCAGTTATCGCCAATGGTCAGACGTTGTGGCCCAGCATCCTTTTGAACAACAAATACCGTATTGGCAAAACGTGCTAAGCACACAACAAAACATACCTTACGGTAAATCACAACAGCGTCTTACGCATCAATTTGATACTCAGCTTACTGAGCAATTGCTACGCCTTGCTCCTGCTGGATTTAACACAGAAATCAATGATCTCTTAATGAGTGCGTTTACTCGGGCTTGGTGCAATACCTTTGCTACAAACTATTGCCACCTCACGTTAGAAGGCCACGGCCGAGAACATCTGAGTGACCATATTGATACGTCAAGAACACTAGGCTGGTTTACTAGTATGTTTCCGGTTGCTCTGAAAAATGACACGGATTTATCGACGCTGATTATTCAAAGCAAAGAAACGCTTCGTGCCATTCCAGATAAAGGTTTAGGTTTCAGCGAATTGGTCAGACGTGGGGAATTTTCCTTCAATCAATTACCTAAAGTTAGCTTTAATTACTTGGGACAACTTGATAGCAATAGCGATGCACAAGATCAGGGCATACGAATGCTAAATGCACACTCAGGCGATGCCAGCAGCAAGAATAATCAGGATGAAATGGCACTCATCGTGAACGCCGAAGTGCGTCAAATGCGACTACAAGTGAGCATTGCAAGTCAGTTAGATGAGACGCAAACCACCGCATTCATAGAGCAGTTCGATGCTGCCCTTCGAGCCGTCGTTTCACATTCGATTACAGCCGCAAATCCCCAAGGCATAAAAACCCTAAGCGATATTGAGATCGGCGTATTGGTGAATGAAGCCGATGCCCCTATTGAATGGTTTTTCTTCCCTCCGGGTGGCGGTGGTGCTGAGAGTTACTTGCAATCCATTGCTCCCAAGATTTCCGCGCCTTGTTATTGCTTCAATAACATCTATGCCGCACAGGAAAAACCAAAGGGCTCGCTCGCCTATGACTATTATCAGTTCCAAACATTGGCGTTGCAGTATGCTATTCATCTTAAAAAGCTAAAGCCTAGTGGTCCTTATCGGATTTTTGGTTGGAGTTTTGGCGCAACGCTGGCACTTGAGGTTGCCAAACTGCTGCAAAATGAGGGGGACACAGTCGAACACTTGGTGTTCGTCGACCCTTGTTTTGACTATGCCGCGATGCATGATGAAGTTTTTGCTCTACACCCAGAGTTCAGTCATCTTGAGCCCGATAGAATTAATTATCACTACCAAAATGATCCGGCATTTTCTAGCACCGCAAAGGTGACGCTATTTAGTGCTGGTTGTGCGGTTGAAGTGGCTCAGTCGGATAGCCTAGAGTTACAACTTTCCAGTCATATAATCAACCGATACCTTGATAAGAATCAAAATCTTATCGAAGAAGCAATGCAACCCAGTCAGGTTCAAGTGTTCACCATGAAAGGGTCGCACAACAGTTGGGTAAAAACACCGGAAGACTTAATAAAAATGTCAGAAATTATGAACACTCTTTAA